One segment of Dolichospermum sp. DET69 DNA contains the following:
- a CDS encoding Uma2 family endonuclease, whose translation MNNLKLDIASKLPDHTQLPCENGTIVKNFQEHPQSILLTESIWSKLQDIHPDKQFCIGQDSGIYWRITDPPEKGAEAPDWFYVPDVPPVLNGQMRRSYVMWQEFVAPLIVIEFVSGNGKEERDETPYQGKFWVYERAIRVPFYGIYTEKKSSLELYHLVEGQYHLMPPNQRGRYLIEKMGVELGIWQGIYKNVELPWLRWWDLEGNLLLSGQELAEQEKQRAEQEKQRADKLAAKLRELGVTIDD comes from the coding sequence ATGAATAATCTCAAACTTGATATTGCCAGTAAGTTACCAGATCATACCCAGTTACCCTGTGAAAATGGAACAATAGTAAAAAATTTTCAAGAACATCCTCAAAGTATTTTATTAACAGAATCTATCTGGTCAAAATTACAAGATATTCACCCAGACAAGCAATTTTGTATAGGTCAGGATAGTGGTATTTATTGGCGGATTACTGACCCTCCAGAGAAGGGAGCAGAAGCACCAGATTGGTTTTATGTTCCTGATGTGCCACCTGTATTAAATGGTCAAATGCGCCGTTCTTACGTGATGTGGCAGGAATTTGTAGCACCTTTAATAGTAATTGAATTTGTGTCAGGGAATGGTAAAGAAGAAAGAGATGAAACTCCCTATCAGGGTAAGTTTTGGGTATATGAAAGAGCAATTAGAGTCCCTTTTTATGGTATTTATACAGAAAAGAAATCCTCTTTGGAATTATATCATTTAGTAGAGGGACAATATCACCTCATGCCTCCTAATCAAAGGGGTCGTTATCTAATTGAAAAAATGGGTGTTGAATTGGGTATTTGGCAAGGAATATATAAAAATGTAGAATTACCTTGGTTGCGCTGGTGGGATTTAGAGGGTAATCTACTATTAAGTGGACAAGAACTAGCTGAACAAGAAAAACAACGGGCTGAACAAGAAAAACAACGGGCTGATAAATTGGCGGCAAAATTGCGAGAATTAGGGGTGACAATTGACGATTGA
- a CDS encoding tetratricopeptide repeat protein, which produces MANSGSDYLTQRANQIKRKQKIVTYISLLGFGGSMLFGAVNTLKQAWEKPQQPVAVKSAETELQKQVKGYELVLQREPNNQMALEKLSIFRLQSGDNRGAITLMERLVKLHPDRQDYKTVLADIQKKMAK; this is translated from the coding sequence ATGGCTAATTCCGGGAGTGATTATTTAACTCAACGCGCTAATCAGATTAAGCGGAAGCAAAAAATTGTTACATATATTTCTTTATTAGGCTTTGGTGGTTCAATGTTGTTTGGTGCGGTAAATACGCTTAAACAAGCTTGGGAAAAACCTCAGCAACCAGTAGCAGTTAAATCGGCTGAAACTGAGTTACAAAAACAGGTTAAGGGTTATGAGTTGGTTTTACAGCGTGAACCAAATAATCAAATGGCACTTGAGAAGTTGTCTATTTTTCGGTTACAGTCTGGAGATAATCGGGGAGCAATTACCCTAATGGAGAGGTTGGTAAAATTGCATCCTGATAGACAGGATTATAAAACTGTTTTAGCAGATATTCAGAAGAAAATGGCAAAGTAA
- a CDS encoding Uma2 family endonuclease — MKTLVKWTISDYHKMIQSDILTGRNCELINGEIIEMSPELPQHYNTAKRSVSYLENLLKEKADVRFNGPITLANSEPEPDIAIVKLPESKYNQHHPYPDDIFWLIEVANTSLSKDLSIKRKVYAQAQIAEYWIINLQTQELMVFRQPDNGDYLVSIKWQASIINPLAFPEIEIIVSQLLT, encoded by the coding sequence ATGAAAACTTTGGTAAAATGGACAATTAGCGACTACCATAAAATGATTCAATCGGACATTTTAACAGGTCGTAATTGCGAATTAATAAATGGAGAAATTATAGAAATGAGTCCAGAATTACCTCAACATTATAATACTGCTAAAAGGAGTGTGAGTTATTTAGAAAATCTTTTAAAAGAAAAAGCAGATGTACGCTTTAATGGTCCAATCACTTTAGCTAATTCTGAACCAGAACCTGATATTGCAATTGTTAAATTACCTGAATCTAAATATAATCAACATCATCCATATCCCGATGATATTTTTTGGTTGATTGAAGTTGCTAATACCAGTTTAAGTAAAGATTTATCAATTAAAAGAAAAGTTTACGCCCAAGCTCAAATAGCTGAGTATTGGATTATAAATTTACAAACTCAAGAGTTAATGGTATTTCGTCAACCTGATAACGGTGATTACTTGGTGTCAATAAAATGGCAAGCATCTATAATTAATCCTTTAGCTTTTCCAGAAATTGAGATTATTGTTAGTCAGTTGTTGACCTAA
- the smc gene encoding chromosome segregation protein SMC yields the protein MVYVKRVELTNFKSFGGTTSVPLLPGCTVISGPNGSGKSNILDALLFCLGLASSKGMRAERLPDLVNNAQKHKGRSALEASVTVTFDISDVSRKGAEGGSRGVGGVGEVGEVGEVGEVGEVGGENPKSKIQNPKSVGEVGEENPKSKIQNPKSSDWSVTRRLRVSQQGGYTSNYYINGEASTLTELHEQLEELRIYPEGYNVVLQGDVTSIISMNAKERREIIDELAGVATYDRKIVQAKSTLDEVKDKEDSCRIIQTELSLQCDRLSQDKAKAEKYQLLRIEFIQKQSWEAVLSWRSLQSQQEKLVKQVEDGDRNFSDFTSQLTTTNSQINQKTTELEQLNLRVKALGEDEVLSVQSNLATQEAERKQLQRQQRELEASIQESTRRLNQTHQEIQQYQLDLEKAIKQQNVETFHGTSLQQERNTAQQNLESSRQAAAEIASASEAWVQQQTALNRQIESLLHILEPQRTEQAQLQERNTQLQQLISEQSDLIATLEPELAQKQAECVQLEMEFHASTQPIQNLAENLAATEQELQIQQDTQKRLLQEQRDKQRQLDKLEAQTQAQQEIQGTQASKVILQSEMPGLCGLVVQLGKVEPKHQLALEMAAGGRLGHIVVDDDSVASAGIELLKQKRAGRATFLPLNKIKVPKFTQDATLRLADGFVSYAVDLVECDRRYHDVFAYVFGATVVFASLAQARRNMGLYRIVTLQGELLETSGAMTGGSSNQRSSLRFEKGDAGESEEVANLKSRLIDIDRVLERCGEAISTLATRTKTLTQELTEARQGRREQQLYLEQLQKEIKSLTAQLTNTRAQLSQNTEKFTSAQSRLEILNRELPTEETQLQQLRHTLAELESSQTPSEWQQIQATIKIQEQQLQQRETALRDGQQQLKNLENQQQRLQEKIEEAQARVIQYQQEETNNKQQEVTVKNQVLELNNLITAIQANLRKLEENLGEEKKNRDTAETELRSLLLRQQQLQWEIEKLQETQEKRREDLTALQNQLRDLGAELPSPLPEVPNKVDLEDLQKELRSLGKRLQAMEPVNMLALEEYDKVQGRLQELTEKLETLEGERTELLLRIENFTTLRQKAFKEAFDAVNENFQSIFAILSDGDGYLQLDNNEDPFNSGLNLVAHPKGKPVQRLASMSGGEKSLTALSFIFALQRYRPSPFYAFDEVDMFLDGSNVERLARMIKQQAEQAQFIVVSLRSPMIEAAQRTIGVTQARGAYTQVLGIKLS from the coding sequence ATGGTATACGTCAAGCGCGTTGAACTTACCAATTTTAAATCCTTCGGTGGGACTACTTCTGTCCCTTTGTTACCGGGGTGTACGGTCATATCTGGGCCTAATGGTTCTGGGAAGTCAAATATTCTGGATGCTTTGTTGTTTTGTTTGGGACTGGCTAGTTCTAAGGGTATGCGGGCAGAACGGTTACCGGATTTGGTGAATAATGCTCAAAAACATAAGGGGCGTTCGGCACTGGAAGCTAGTGTAACAGTAACTTTTGATATTTCCGATGTCTCACGCAAAGGCGCAGAGGGGGGGAGTAGGGGAGTGGGGGGAGTTGGGGAGGTTGGGGAGGTTGGGGAGGTTGGGGAAGTTGGGGAAGTTGGGGGAGAAAATCCAAAATCCAAAATCCAAAATCCAAAATCGGTTGGGGAAGTAGGGGAAGAAAATCCAAAATCCAAAATCCAAAATCCAAAATCGTCTGATTGGAGTGTAACTCGCCGTTTGCGGGTGTCTCAGCAAGGGGGTTATACGTCGAATTATTATATTAATGGTGAGGCTTCTACTCTAACTGAGTTGCATGAGCAGTTGGAGGAGTTACGGATTTATCCTGAAGGGTATAATGTGGTGTTGCAGGGGGATGTAACTAGCATTATCTCGATGAATGCCAAGGAACGGCGGGAAATTATTGATGAATTGGCCGGGGTAGCGACCTATGATCGGAAGATTGTCCAAGCTAAGTCTACTTTGGATGAGGTGAAGGATAAGGAAGATAGTTGTCGAATTATTCAAACTGAGTTAAGTTTACAATGCGATCGCCTATCTCAAGACAAAGCCAAAGCGGAAAAGTATCAATTATTGCGAATTGAATTTATTCAAAAGCAGTCTTGGGAAGCGGTGTTATCTTGGCGTTCTCTCCAATCACAGCAGGAAAAGCTGGTTAAACAAGTTGAAGATGGCGATCGCAATTTCAGTGATTTTACTAGTCAATTAACTACAACTAATTCCCAAATTAATCAGAAAACTACTGAACTTGAGCAGCTTAATCTCCGTGTTAAGGCTTTGGGAGAGGATGAAGTTCTCTCTGTTCAGTCTAATCTCGCTACCCAGGAAGCGGAACGCAAACAACTCCAACGTCAACAACGAGAGTTAGAAGCATCTATTCAAGAATCTACCAGACGTTTAAATCAAACTCATCAAGAAATTCAACAATATCAACTTGATTTAGAGAAAGCGATAAAACAACAAAATGTAGAGACGTTTCATGGAACGTCTCTACAACAAGAAAGAAATACCGCACAACAGAATTTAGAATCTTCTCGTCAAGCTGCTGCGGAAATTGCCTCAGCTTCCGAAGCTTGGGTACAACAACAAACAGCTTTAAATCGGCAAATTGAATCTTTGCTGCATATTCTCGAACCTCAACGCACTGAACAAGCACAACTACAAGAACGTAATACTCAATTACAACAACTTATTTCTGAACAATCTGATTTAATTGCCACTTTAGAACCGGAATTAGCTCAAAAACAAGCTGAATGTGTGCAGTTAGAAATGGAATTTCATGCTTCTACTCAACCTATTCAGAATTTAGCTGAAAATCTAGCTGCGACAGAACAAGAGTTACAAATTCAACAAGATACTCAAAAGCGGCTTTTACAAGAACAACGAGACAAACAACGTCAGTTAGATAAATTAGAAGCACAAACCCAAGCACAACAGGAAATTCAAGGAACACAAGCCAGTAAAGTAATTCTACAGTCGGAAATGCCAGGTTTGTGCGGTTTGGTAGTGCAGTTGGGTAAGGTTGAACCTAAACATCAATTAGCATTGGAAATGGCTGCTGGTGGACGTTTAGGGCATATTGTTGTTGATGATGATAGTGTAGCATCTGCGGGGATTGAACTGTTGAAACAAAAACGGGCAGGAAGGGCAACTTTTTTACCTTTAAATAAAATCAAAGTTCCTAAATTTACTCAAGATGCAACTCTGCGTTTAGCTGATGGGTTTGTGAGTTATGCGGTAGATTTGGTAGAATGCGATCGCCGTTATCATGATGTCTTTGCCTATGTTTTTGGTGCAACAGTAGTATTTGCTAGTCTGGCACAGGCTCGAAGAAACATGGGACTATATCGAATTGTCACTTTGCAAGGGGAATTATTAGAAACTAGCGGAGCGATGACAGGTGGTAGCAGTAATCAACGTTCATCTTTGCGATTTGAAAAGGGAGACGCAGGGGAATCTGAAGAAGTCGCTAATTTAAAATCTCGCTTAATAGATATTGATCGTGTTTTAGAACGCTGCGGCGAAGCAATTTCTACTTTAGCAACTCGCACTAAAACATTAACCCAAGAATTGACGGAAGCCCGGCAAGGACGCAGGGAACAACAATTATATTTAGAACAGTTGCAAAAAGAGATTAAAAGTTTAACCGCGCAACTAACAAATACTCGCGCTCAACTTTCCCAAAATACGGAAAAATTCACATCTGCACAATCACGGTTAGAAATTTTAAATCGGGAATTACCGACAGAAGAAACTCAACTTCAACAATTGAGACATACTTTGGCTGAGTTGGAATCTTCCCAAACCCCCAGCGAATGGCAACAAATCCAAGCTACCATTAAAATCCAAGAGCAGCAATTACAACAACGAGAAACCGCATTAAGAGACGGACAACAACAATTAAAGAACTTAGAAAATCAACAACAGCGGTTACAAGAAAAAATAGAAGAGGCTCAAGCGCGAGTTATTCAATATCAACAAGAAGAGACAAATAATAAACAACAAGAAGTAACTGTCAAAAATCAAGTTTTAGAATTGAATAATTTGATTACTGCAATTCAAGCTAATTTGCGGAAACTGGAAGAAAATTTAGGAGAAGAAAAGAAAAACCGGGATACAGCAGAAACGGAATTGCGATCGCTCTTATTGCGTCAACAACAGTTACAATGGGAGATTGAGAAACTCCAAGAAACTCAAGAAAAACGCCGAGAAGATTTAACCGCACTCCAAAACCAGTTGCGAGATTTAGGTGCAGAATTACCCAGTCCTCTCCCAGAAGTTCCGAATAAAGTTGATTTAGAGGACTTGCAAAAAGAATTGCGGAGTTTAGGCAAACGTTTACAGGCAATGGAACCTGTAAATATGTTAGCTTTGGAAGAATACGATAAAGTCCAAGGTCGTCTTCAAGAACTGACAGAAAAATTAGAGACATTAGAAGGTGAACGGACAGAATTATTGTTAAGAATTGAAAATTTTACCACGTTGCGTCAAAAAGCATTTAAAGAAGCTTTTGATGCAGTAAATGAGAATTTCCAATCTATTTTTGCTATTCTTTCTGATGGTGACGGTTATTTACAACTAGATAATAATGAAGATCCCTTTAACAGTGGTTTGAACCTAGTCGCACACCCCAAAGGTAAACCTGTACAACGTCTTGCTTCTATGTCTGGGGGAGAAAAATCCTTAACTGCATTAAGTTTTATATTTGCCCTACAACGTTATCGTCCGTCCCCATTTTACGCCTTTGATGAGGTTGATATGTTTTTAGATGGGTCAAATGTGGAACGATTAGCAAGAATGATTAAACAACAAGCAGAACAGGCACAGTTTATAGTTGTAAGTTTACGCAGTCCGATGATAGAAGCAGCACAGCGGACAATTGGTGTGACTCAAGCTAGAGGTGCTTATACTCAAGTTTTGGGGATTAAGTTATCATAG
- a CDS encoding glycosyltransferase, giving the protein MEHGVNGFIANNADEFAQYTIQLWQDRGLCERLGIAARKTIAENFSPEVIKDKLSPIINEANLKSSLQSSSFKQTQIIIDGVFFQLYKTGIARVWKSLLEEWANTEFADHILVLDRANTAPKINGIRYRVVSLYNYNDTESDRQMLQQICDEEGAELFISTYYTTPVHTPSVFMAYDMIPEVLGGKLNQPMWREKHNAIKHASTFLSISENTAKDLSEFFPDISLESITVAHCGVDPLFCPASENEINAFKYKYGINKPYFLLGGLGGYKNEILFLQAFAQLSNKHSFDIVATGAGSQLSPEWRQYTAGCTFHGLQLSDAELRLAYAGAVALVYPSQYEGFGMPVAEAMACGCPVITTPNASLPEVGGDAVIYVKDNDIEGMANALCDVQKPSLRRSLISAGLAQAQKFSWSKMADIISNVLINQTLESLPFNLREINLIMFPDWTQSEDDIYMQLGEVIKTLATDANADKTTLLIYVSNTDPETADLILSSIAMNLMIEDEIDITERMQISLIEKLSEKQWQKLLPYLQKRILLEVENQEVINKFQAEKLPIFEL; this is encoded by the coding sequence ATTGAACATGGTGTAAATGGATTCATTGCTAATAATGCTGATGAATTTGCCCAATATACAATACAATTATGGCAAGATAGAGGATTATGTGAAAGATTGGGAATAGCTGCAAGGAAAACTATTGCAGAGAATTTTTCACCTGAAGTAATTAAAGATAAACTGTCACCTATCATTAATGAAGCCAATTTAAAAAGTTCACTACAATCATCATCTTTTAAACAAACACAAATAATTATTGATGGGGTATTTTTCCAACTCTATAAAACTGGAATTGCTAGAGTCTGGAAATCCCTTTTAGAGGAATGGGCAAATACAGAATTTGCTGATCACATATTGGTCTTAGATCGGGCAAATACTGCACCCAAAATTAACGGTATTCGCTATCGTGTGGTATCTCTATATAATTATAACGATACAGAAAGCGATCGCCAAATGCTCCAGCAAATTTGTGATGAAGAAGGAGCAGAATTATTTATTTCTACCTATTACACTACCCCCGTTCATACACCTTCAGTATTTATGGCTTATGACATGATACCGGAAGTATTAGGAGGTAAGTTAAATCAACCTATGTGGAGAGAAAAGCATAATGCAATCAAACACGCATCCACATTTCTTTCCATATCAGAAAATACAGCCAAAGATTTAAGTGAATTTTTCCCAGATATATCATTAGAATCAATTACTGTTGCCCATTGTGGAGTTGATCCTCTTTTTTGTCCTGCCTCTGAAAATGAAATTAATGCCTTTAAATATAAATATGGCATTAATAAACCCTATTTCCTATTAGGTGGCTTAGGAGGATATAAAAACGAAATTCTCTTTCTTCAAGCATTTGCCCAATTAAGTAATAAGCACAGTTTTGATATAGTAGCTACTGGTGCAGGTAGTCAATTATCACCTGAATGGCGACAATATACTGCCGGATGCACATTTCACGGATTACAATTAAGTGATGCAGAATTAAGACTAGCTTATGCTGGAGCAGTAGCATTAGTTTATCCCTCTCAATATGAAGGTTTCGGAATGCCAGTAGCTGAAGCTATGGCTTGTGGCTGTCCTGTAATTACCACTCCTAATGCCTCTTTACCCGAAGTTGGAGGAGATGCTGTAATTTACGTTAAAGATAATGACATTGAGGGTATGGCTAATGCTTTATGTGATGTCCAAAAACCCAGCTTAAGACGTAGTTTAATTTCAGCAGGATTAGCACAAGCTCAGAAGTTTTCTTGGTCTAAAATGGCCGATATTATCAGCAACGTTTTAATTAATCAAACTCTTGAATCTTTACCTTTCAACCTCCGAGAGATTAATTTAATCATGTTTCCTGATTGGACTCAATCAGAAGATGATATATATATGCAGTTAGGAGAAGTAATCAAAACACTAGCTACTGATGCTAATGCGGATAAAACCACCTTACTTATTTATGTAAGTAATACCGATCCTGAAACGGCTGATTTAATATTATCTAGCATTGCTATGAACTTAATGATAGAAGATGAAATAGATATTACCGAAAGAATGCAAATTTCTTTAATTGAAAAACTCAGTGAAAAGCAGTGGCAAAAACTGTTACCATATTTACAGAAAAGAATTTTATTAGAAGTAGAAAATCAAGAGGTGATTAATAAATTTCAAGCAGAAAAATTACCTATTTTTGAACTATGA
- a CDS encoding Uma2 family endonuclease — protein sequence MYLDGDLEIIINLGKEHEYYKRTISLLLEAYLREKGIRFYTGGSATLGNKNITGRKEPDESYTIHSKKDIPDLIIEVIFSSEGIEILELYKRIGIPEVWLWENGLLTIYGLKDEQYNKVNQSQLLPELDLKVLNQYINYHDQYDAVTEFINCLKNS from the coding sequence ATTTATTTAGATGGAGATTTAGAAATTATTATAAATTTAGGAAAAGAACATGAATATTATAAAAGAACAATTAGTTTGTTGTTAGAAGCATACCTTAGAGAAAAAGGAATCAGATTTTATACCGGAGGTAGTGCTACTTTAGGAAATAAAAATATAACTGGACGTAAAGAACCTGATGAATCCTATACTATTCACAGCAAAAAAGATATTCCTGATTTAATTATTGAGGTTATTTTTAGCAGTGAAGGTATAGAAATATTAGAACTATACAAAAGAATTGGTATTCCTGAAGTGTGGCTTTGGGAAAATGGACTATTAACAATTTATGGTTTAAAAGATGAGCAATATAATAAAGTTAATCAAAGTCAATTATTACCAGAATTAGATTTAAAAGTGTTAAATCAATATATTAATTATCATGATCAATATGATGCAGTAACAGAATTTATTAATTGTTTAAAAAATTCATAA
- a CDS encoding nucleotidyltransferase domain-containing protein, translating to MESPTITKILEKTKIFLQKTYQDNLDQVILFGSRARGDHHADSDLDILIVLKQPFNYSQEIEKTSVFIAELSLEFDLVISRVFTETNDFQSKNTPFFLNVRKEGIIL from the coding sequence ATGGAGTCACCAACTATAACTAAAATTTTAGAAAAAACTAAAATATTTCTACAGAAAACCTATCAAGATAATTTAGATCAAGTTATTTTGTTTGGTTCTCGCGCTAGAGGTGATCATCATGCTGATTCTGACTTAGATATTTTAATTGTGTTAAAACAACCTTTTAACTATTCTCAGGAAATCGAAAAAACTAGCGTTTTTATTGCAGAATTATCTTTAGAATTTGATTTGGTTATTTCACGTGTTTTTACTGAGACTAATGATTTTCAATCCAAAAATACTCCGTTTTTTCTTAATGTGAGAAAAGAGGGAATTATTTTATGA
- a CDS encoding glycoside hydrolase family 13 protein — translation MQINTPDWVKHAVFYQIFPDRFARSQRSHQSFLNNANLEDWDAPPTYQGYKGGDLWGVLEQLDYIESLGITAIYFTPIFQSASNHRYHTHDYYQVDPMLGGNQALRELLDAAHSRNIRIVLDGVFNHSSRGFFFFHDVLENGSNSPWVDWFKIQDWPLAPYDGKLPANYDSWIGIRSLPTFNHDHPDVKEYIMKIAEYWLEFGIDGWRLDVPNEIKTPGFWQEFRQRVKAINPEAYIVGEIWSDAREWLDGTQFDGVMNYLFNEAAIAFAVGDKVVLDLVKSQGYSPYPALDATEYADKIHSLLELYPWEIQLTQLNVLSSHDTARLMSIADGDQASVELCNLLLFTFPGAPSIYYGDEVGLVGGKDPDCRRVFPLESDWNQEIFNTHKKLISLRQNYPALRIGNYQVLYAKATVYVFARTLENEVLIIAVNVGNESITVNIDCSNLQRQPNQVLFGSGEITWNGENVCLTILPRSGLILG, via the coding sequence ATGCAGATTAACACACCAGATTGGGTGAAACACGCAGTTTTCTATCAAATCTTCCCCGACAGATTTGCCAGAAGTCAACGTTCTCACCAAAGCTTCTTAAATAATGCCAATTTAGAAGATTGGGACGCACCACCCACATATCAAGGTTATAAAGGTGGTGATTTGTGGGGCGTTTTAGAACAATTAGACTATATCGAAAGTTTAGGAATTACGGCGATTTACTTTACACCCATTTTTCAATCTGCTAGTAATCATCGTTATCATACCCATGATTATTACCAAGTTGATCCCATGTTGGGGGGAAATCAGGCTTTACGAGAATTACTAGATGCAGCCCATTCACGAAATATCAGAATAGTTCTGGATGGCGTATTTAATCATTCTAGTCGAGGATTTTTCTTTTTCCATGATGTCCTAGAAAATGGTTCTAATTCTCCTTGGGTAGATTGGTTCAAAATCCAAGACTGGCCGCTTGCACCCTATGATGGAAAATTACCTGCTAACTATGATTCTTGGATAGGAATTCGCTCTTTACCAACCTTTAACCATGATCATCCAGATGTTAAAGAGTATATCATGAAAATTGCCGAATATTGGTTAGAATTTGGCATTGATGGTTGGCGATTAGATGTACCCAATGAGATTAAAACTCCTGGTTTTTGGCAAGAATTTCGCCAACGAGTCAAAGCCATTAATCCAGAGGCTTATATTGTCGGTGAAATCTGGTCAGATGCCCGTGAATGGCTCGATGGTACACAGTTTGACGGGGTGATGAATTATTTATTTAATGAAGCTGCCATTGCCTTTGCAGTAGGCGATAAAGTAGTATTAGACTTAGTTAAATCTCAAGGTTATTCTCCCTATCCTGCCCTAGATGCGACTGAATATGCGGATAAAATTCACAGCCTTTTAGAATTGTATCCTTGGGAAATTCAACTAACTCAATTAAATGTCTTGAGTAGCCATGATACAGCTAGATTAATGAGTATTGCTGATGGTGATCAGGCAAGTGTAGAATTATGTAATTTGTTATTATTTACCTTTCCTGGTGCGCCCAGTATTTATTATGGCGATGAAGTGGGTTTAGTGGGAGGAAAAGATCCTGATTGTCGGCGTGTTTTTCCTTTAGAATCTGACTGGAATCAAGAAATTTTCAATACTCACAAAAAATTAATTTCTCTGCGTCAAAATTATCCAGCTTTGCGAATTGGTAATTATCAAGTTCTCTATGCAAAAGCAACAGTTTATGTGTTTGCGCGAACTTTAGAAAATGAAGTATTAATTATTGCTGTGAATGTTGGTAATGAATCTATAACGGTGAATATAGATTGTAGTAATTTGCAACGTCAACCGAATCAAGTTTTATTTGGAAGTGGAGAAATTACCTGGAATGGTGAGAATGTTTGTTTAACTATTCTTCCTCGTAGCGGCTTGATTTTGGGATAA